The following coding sequences lie in one Mycobacterium gordonae genomic window:
- the otsB gene encoding trehalose-phosphatase, translating into MVTEWPATIDRRYHDAVILNLDGVLSAAASGGFRASDSTGPLLRRLHDAGIGTAVYSATRAGARLSDDVIAQLADADAVEFADEHDSSVLVRSAARLKVRPDRCAVIERDPAGVEDACAAGFSLVIGLDHGSEELTAHGADAVIADLAEISVRNADAAISAITDALQVYSQLKELVAARQPVLFVDFDGTLADIVGQPESAKLMPGAADALRALTRQCPVAVISGRDLADLRGKVEVDGLWFAGSHGFELAAPDGTLHQPAEATASVGVLVHAATRLADELKDVPGTIVERKRFAVAVHYRNTDPQSVDRVIAVVRRLGRSMGLRVTTGRKLVELRPNISWGKGKALRWILEHLGAEENSSSATTLPIFIGDDISDEDAFDAIRFDGVGIAVRHLEGGDRPSAATFSLESPAAVTDFLQRLTDDLREESAAPNDAWELVYDRYDPASERLRETLCTVGNGYVATRGCAAEATASQHHYPGTYATGVYNILADQIAGRTIENESLVNLPNWLSLTFRIDGGPWFDLDQAELLCYRQTFDLRHATLSRSLRFRDGAGRITTLDQQRFASMHDPHLLAMKATICPENWSGTIEFESLLDATVRNTMVERYNPLSSAHLTEAVIDEIAPNGVVLRTETSQSRIAIALATRSSVWHGSDAMTPADTQHTMIREHNRAGHHIAVAVAGGQPVTLEKIATIFTGRDAAIAEPAAAAAETLDAAGRYADLHRSHARAWARLWEQCNIGLSDGDDALRILRLHLVHVLQTISPHTAELDAGVPARGLHGEAYRGHVFWDSLFISPVLSLRMSNVSRSLLLYRYRRLPEARRAAHRAGHLGAMFPWQSGSDGREVSQEVHLNPQSGRWLPDASARAHHVGLAVAYNTWQNYQVSGDRQFLVDYGAEMLVEIARFWVGLANFDAGLGRYTIRGIIGPDEFHSGYPGREYDGIDNNAYTNVMAVWVILRAMEALDLLPLRDRLELVAKLGLTTQERERWDHVSRRMFVPFHDGVISQFEGYADLAELDWDGYRLRYDNIQRLDRILEAENDSVNNYKASKQADALMLFYLLSAEELLGLFGRLGYHFAPAQIPKTVDYYLARTSDGSTLSAVVHSWVLARANRANALEYFQQVLDSDITDIQGGTTAEGIHLAAMAGSIDLLQRCFTGLETRDDRLILSPQWPEGLGPIEFPFVYRGHRLHLQISGRSATLTAESGATGPVDVECRGRIHRLMPGSTIEVG; encoded by the coding sequence ATCGTGACCGAATGGCCCGCCACCATTGACCGGCGTTACCACGACGCCGTGATCTTGAACCTTGACGGAGTGCTTTCCGCTGCGGCCTCGGGCGGCTTCCGCGCCTCGGATTCCACCGGGCCACTGCTTCGCCGGCTCCACGATGCGGGCATCGGCACGGCTGTCTACTCGGCCACTCGGGCCGGGGCGCGGCTGTCGGATGACGTCATCGCCCAACTCGCCGACGCCGACGCCGTCGAGTTCGCCGACGAACACGACTCGTCGGTGCTGGTCCGTTCGGCGGCCCGGCTGAAGGTCCGTCCCGACCGCTGCGCGGTGATCGAGCGCGACCCGGCCGGCGTCGAAGACGCCTGCGCCGCCGGCTTCAGTCTGGTGATCGGGCTCGACCACGGCAGCGAGGAACTCACCGCGCACGGCGCCGACGCCGTCATCGCCGACCTCGCGGAGATCTCGGTGCGCAATGCCGACGCCGCGATATCGGCCATCACCGACGCCCTGCAGGTCTACAGCCAGCTCAAGGAGCTCGTCGCAGCACGCCAGCCGGTGCTGTTCGTCGACTTCGACGGCACCCTGGCCGACATCGTCGGCCAGCCCGAGTCGGCGAAGCTGATGCCCGGGGCAGCCGATGCCCTGCGGGCGCTGACCCGGCAGTGCCCGGTCGCGGTGATCAGCGGCCGCGATCTGGCCGACCTGCGCGGCAAAGTGGAGGTCGACGGATTGTGGTTTGCGGGTAGTCACGGTTTCGAGCTAGCCGCGCCCGACGGCACCCTGCACCAGCCCGCCGAAGCCACCGCGTCGGTCGGTGTACTGGTCCATGCCGCAACACGATTGGCGGATGAGCTGAAAGACGTTCCCGGCACGATAGTGGAACGCAAACGGTTTGCGGTGGCCGTGCATTACCGCAACACCGACCCGCAGTCCGTCGACCGGGTGATCGCGGTGGTGCGCCGGCTGGGGCGGTCGATGGGGCTGCGTGTGACCACCGGGCGCAAGCTGGTGGAATTGCGGCCCAACATCTCCTGGGGCAAAGGCAAGGCGCTGCGCTGGATCCTGGAACACCTTGGTGCCGAGGAGAATTCATCCTCAGCGACGACTCTGCCAATTTTCATCGGCGACGACATCAGTGACGAGGACGCGTTCGACGCGATCCGCTTCGACGGTGTGGGTATCGCCGTCCGCCACCTCGAGGGCGGTGACCGGCCGTCAGCCGCGACCTTCAGCCTGGAGAGCCCCGCCGCTGTCACCGACTTCTTGCAGCGACTGACCGACGACCTGCGGGAGGAGTCAGCGGCTCCCAACGACGCCTGGGAACTCGTGTACGACCGCTACGACCCGGCGAGCGAGCGGCTCCGCGAAACGCTGTGCACCGTGGGCAACGGCTACGTCGCCACTCGCGGCTGCGCCGCCGAGGCCACCGCTTCCCAGCATCACTACCCCGGTACCTACGCCACCGGCGTCTACAACATTCTTGCCGACCAGATCGCGGGCCGGACCATCGAGAACGAGAGCCTGGTCAACCTGCCCAACTGGCTGTCGTTGACCTTCCGCATCGACGGTGGGCCGTGGTTCGACCTCGACCAGGCCGAATTGCTCTGCTACCGGCAGACATTCGACCTGCGCCATGCGACGTTATCCCGCAGCCTCCGGTTCCGGGACGGGGCCGGCAGAATCACGACGCTAGACCAGCAGCGCTTCGCATCCATGCACGATCCTCACCTACTGGCCATGAAGGCCACGATCTGCCCGGAGAACTGGTCCGGCACGATCGAGTTCGAGTCGCTGCTGGACGCGACCGTGCGCAACACCATGGTCGAACGCTACAACCCGTTGTCCAGCGCGCACCTCACCGAGGCGGTGATCGACGAAATCGCGCCCAACGGTGTGGTCTTGCGCACCGAGACATCGCAATCACGGATCGCGATCGCGCTCGCCACCCGCAGCAGCGTCTGGCACGGCAGCGACGCCATGACTCCGGCCGACACACAGCACACCATGATCCGCGAACACAACCGCGCCGGTCACCACATCGCGGTCGCGGTGGCTGGCGGTCAGCCGGTAACTCTGGAAAAGATCGCGACCATCTTCACCGGCCGGGACGCCGCCATCGCCGAACCGGCCGCCGCCGCCGCCGAGACGCTCGACGCCGCCGGACGCTACGCCGACCTGCACCGGTCGCACGCCCGGGCATGGGCGCGGCTGTGGGAGCAGTGCAACATCGGGTTGTCCGACGGGGACGACGCGCTGCGTATCCTGCGCCTGCATCTGGTCCATGTGCTGCAGACCATTTCACCGCACACGGCCGAGCTCGACGCCGGAGTGCCGGCCCGGGGACTGCACGGCGAAGCCTATCGGGGACACGTGTTCTGGGACTCGTTGTTCATTTCTCCGGTATTGAGCCTGCGCATGTCCAACGTCTCCCGGTCCCTGTTGCTGTACCGGTACCGACGCCTCCCGGAAGCTCGCCGTGCCGCGCACCGCGCCGGCCACCTGGGTGCCATGTTTCCCTGGCAGTCCGGCAGCGACGGACGCGAGGTGAGCCAAGAGGTACATCTCAATCCCCAGTCCGGACGCTGGCTTCCCGACGCCAGTGCGCGGGCACACCACGTCGGACTGGCTGTCGCCTACAACACCTGGCAGAACTATCAGGTAAGCGGTGACCGCCAGTTCCTGGTGGACTACGGTGCCGAGATGTTGGTGGAGATCGCGCGATTCTGGGTGGGCCTGGCCAACTTCGACGCCGGCCTCGGCCGCTACACGATCCGCGGCATCATCGGTCCCGACGAATTCCATTCCGGTTACCCGGGCCGCGAATACGACGGCATCGACAACAACGCGTACACCAACGTGATGGCGGTGTGGGTCATCCTGCGGGCGATGGAGGCGCTGGATCTGTTGCCGCTGCGCGACCGCCTCGAACTCGTCGCCAAGCTCGGTCTGACCACCCAGGAGCGGGAGCGCTGGGACCACGTGAGCCGGCGCATGTTCGTGCCGTTCCACGACGGGGTGATCAGTCAGTTCGAAGGTTATGCCGATTTGGCCGAACTGGATTGGGACGGCTATCGGCTGCGTTACGACAACATCCAGCGACTCGACCGCATCCTGGAAGCCGAGAACGACAGCGTCAACAACTACAAGGCGTCCAAGCAGGCTGACGCGCTGATGTTGTTCTACCTGCTGTCCGCGGAGGAGTTGCTCGGATTGTTCGGCAGGCTCGGTTACCACTTCGCGCCCGCTCAGATCCCCAAGACGGTCGACTACTACCTGGCGCGCACCTCCGACGGGTCGACGTTGAGCGCCGTCGTGCACTCCTGGGTGCTGGCCCGCGCCAACCGCGCCAACGCGCTGGAGTACTTCCAGCAGGTACTCGATTCCGACATCACCGACATCCAGGGCGGCACCACTGCCGAAGGAATTCACCTTGCGGCCATGGCAGGCAGCATCGACCTGCTGCAGCGATGCTTCACCGGGCTGGAAACCCGTGACGATCGGCTGATCCTCAGCCCGCAATGGCCGGAGGGTCTGGGCCCGATCGAGTTCCCGTTCGTGTACCGGGGGCACCGCCTGCATCTGCAAATCAGTGGGCGCAGTGCGACTTTGACCGCAGAGTCCGGGGCTACCGGACCCGTCGACGTCGAGTGCCGCGGCCGGATTCATCGACTGATGCCCGGCAGCACCATCGAGGTCGGGTAG
- a CDS encoding universal stress protein yields the protein MNQLDAKSVVVGVNGSQAAVNAAKWAIDEALSRQMPLRLVHVIAGAGGSASASEWELERAEMVLSQAESAVLSEAQAQGKPVEIETAILSGDPAQALIDTSQDTALVCVGTSRRGWAADGLLGPTAAALVTHAHCPVAVIRTNPDGSPTRVGVIAVVLNDEPGNDEVVRLAMEEGRRRHAIVRQIDRRVDSWVRRYPDVPVQVVASGAGARADEKHSRAIDLAVVGESEAAELPGLATPNCHPILGYPDCSVLLVRH from the coding sequence ATGAATCAGCTGGACGCGAAGTCGGTGGTGGTGGGGGTCAACGGTTCGCAAGCCGCGGTGAACGCCGCCAAATGGGCGATCGACGAGGCGCTGAGCCGGCAGATGCCGCTTCGGCTTGTCCATGTCATCGCCGGCGCGGGCGGGTCGGCCAGCGCTTCGGAGTGGGAACTCGAACGCGCCGAAATGGTGCTGTCGCAGGCCGAAAGCGCCGTCCTCAGCGAGGCGCAAGCCCAGGGCAAGCCGGTCGAGATCGAGACCGCGATCCTGTCCGGAGATCCGGCGCAAGCCCTGATCGACACGTCACAGGATACTGCCCTGGTGTGCGTGGGGACTTCCCGGCGCGGGTGGGCAGCCGACGGCTTGCTGGGCCCCACCGCCGCCGCATTGGTGACCCACGCGCACTGCCCGGTGGCGGTCATTCGGACCAATCCTGACGGCTCGCCCACCCGGGTGGGTGTCATCGCGGTGGTCCTCAACGATGAGCCCGGCAACGACGAAGTGGTCCGGCTGGCCATGGAGGAAGGCCGGCGCCGGCATGCGATCGTGCGGCAGATCGACCGCCGCGTGGACAGCTGGGTCCGCCGCTACCCCGACGTCCCGGTGCAGGTCGTGGCTTCCGGCGCCGGGGCAAGGGCTGACGAGAAGCACAGCCGGGCAATCGATCTCGCTGTGGTGGGCGAGTCGGAAGCCGCTGAGCTGCCGGGCCTGGCGACCCCGAACTGTCATCCGATCCTCGGTTATCCGGACTGCTCGGTGCTGCTGGTTCGGCACTGA
- a CDS encoding 1-phosphofructokinase family hexose kinase yields the protein MHAGFTPGLPRIVTLTMNPALDITTSVDVVRPTSKLRCSATRYDPGGGGVNVARIAHALGGSAFAVLPAGGSHGGLLTRLLSEAGVPFGEIPIAGATRESFTVNEMSTGRQYRFVLPGPVLTSAEQDRCVQELRMAARSADFVVASGSLPPGVPADFYQRVAHVAREVGARLILDTSGGALHGVTSGIYLLKASVRELRECVGRDLATEQEQAAAARELVDSGRAEVVVVSLGSAGALLVTGHTCQRFAAVPMEAGSGVGAGDAMVAAMAVGLTRGWPLGKSVRLGIAAGAAMLLTPGTEVCERADVERLFELTGEPIEAGSAAAGTKDTANSGPTTPAETADRAID from the coding sequence ATGCACGCCGGTTTCACACCGGGGTTACCGCGGATCGTCACGTTGACGATGAATCCCGCGCTCGACATCACCACCAGCGTGGACGTGGTGCGGCCGACCAGTAAATTGCGCTGCAGCGCAACGCGTTACGATCCGGGCGGGGGAGGCGTCAACGTCGCGCGGATCGCCCATGCACTGGGTGGGTCGGCGTTCGCCGTGTTGCCGGCCGGTGGGTCGCACGGCGGGCTGTTGACCAGGCTGCTCAGCGAGGCGGGGGTGCCCTTCGGGGAAATCCCGATCGCCGGCGCGACCCGGGAGAGCTTCACCGTCAACGAGATGAGCACCGGGCGGCAGTACCGGTTCGTCCTGCCCGGGCCGGTGCTGACCTCGGCAGAGCAGGACAGATGCGTGCAGGAACTACGGATGGCCGCGCGGTCCGCTGACTTCGTGGTGGCCAGCGGCAGCCTCCCGCCGGGCGTGCCCGCCGACTTCTATCAGCGGGTGGCCCACGTCGCGCGCGAGGTGGGGGCCCGACTCATCCTCGACACCTCCGGTGGTGCCCTGCACGGCGTCACGTCGGGGATCTACCTGCTCAAGGCGAGCGTCCGGGAGTTGCGCGAGTGTGTGGGCCGCGACTTGGCCACAGAGCAGGAACAAGCTGCGGCCGCGCGCGAACTGGTGGACAGTGGTCGCGCCGAGGTGGTGGTGGTGTCGTTGGGCTCGGCCGGAGCGCTGCTGGTAACCGGACACACCTGCCAGCGGTTTGCGGCGGTTCCGATGGAGGCGGGCAGCGGTGTGGGTGCCGGTGATGCGATGGTCGCCGCAATGGCCGTCGGCCTGACCCGCGGATGGCCGTTGGGCAAGTCCGTGCGGCTGGGTATCGCCGCGGGAGCGGCGATGCTGCTCACACCGGGCACCGAGGTCTGCGAGCGCGCCGATGTGGAAAGGCTTTTCGAGTTGACCGGAGAACCCATTGAGGCGGGCAGCGCCGCGGCGGGGACGAAGGACACGGCAAACTCAGGCCCAACGACCCCTGCAGAAACGGCTGACCGCGCCATAGATTGA
- a CDS encoding erythromycin esterase family protein, protein MTSAAEAARPAPRRVFRDRREAGQALANLLGAYRDDPNVIVLGLARGGLPVAWEVAAALRAPLDAFIVRKLGAPGHEEFAVGALASGGRVVVNDDVLRGLRITSAQLRDIVEREGRELVRREAAYRGGRPPLDVAGRTVILVDDGLATGASMFAAVQALRDAEPAHIVIAVPAAPESTCREFEGLVDEVVCASMPTPFLAVGESFWDFRQVSDDEVRELLAKPTTGLALIKPAAATAAETIADVAVDAPHGIPSRDVLEQIIGDARIVLIGESSHGTHEFYEARSEITKWLIEEKGFCAVAAEADWPDAYRVNRYVRGLGKDTTAQQALSGFERFPAWMWRNTVVRDFADWLREHNRRGQRQAGFYGLDLYSLHRSMHEVINYLDTVDPAAAARARIRYACFDHPAGDDGQAYGYQAAFGAGPKCERQAIEQLVELQRNALDYLRADGLLAEDELFYAQQNAQTVRDAEVYYRSMFSGRVSSWNLRDKHMAQTLEALVKHLDRHSDRPPARIVVWAHNSHVGDATATEVWADGQLTLGQLVRQRYHHDARLIGLSTYTGTVTAASEWGGIAERKAVRPALPGSVEDLFHRTGKDAFLVSARINEKAAEPLSAVRLGRAIGVIYQPATERQSHYFHVRPVDQFDAMIHIDTTRALEPLETTSVWVAGETPETYPSGL, encoded by the coding sequence ATGACCAGTGCAGCCGAGGCCGCGAGGCCCGCACCGAGGCGCGTGTTCCGCGACCGGCGGGAGGCCGGTCAGGCGTTGGCGAACCTGCTGGGCGCCTATCGCGACGACCCGAATGTGATCGTGCTGGGCCTGGCGCGCGGTGGATTACCGGTGGCGTGGGAGGTGGCGGCCGCGCTGCGTGCCCCACTGGATGCGTTCATCGTGCGCAAGCTCGGCGCCCCGGGCCATGAAGAATTCGCCGTGGGCGCGCTGGCCAGCGGTGGTCGTGTCGTCGTGAACGACGACGTGTTGCGCGGGTTGCGGATCACGTCCGCACAGCTGCGCGACATCGTGGAACGGGAAGGCCGCGAATTGGTGCGGCGCGAGGCCGCCTATCGCGGTGGTCGCCCGCCGCTTGACGTGGCCGGCCGGACGGTGATTCTCGTTGACGACGGGTTGGCCACCGGCGCAAGCATGTTCGCCGCTGTACAGGCGTTGCGTGACGCCGAGCCGGCGCACATCGTGATCGCCGTGCCCGCCGCGCCCGAATCCACCTGTCGGGAATTCGAAGGTCTGGTCGACGAAGTGGTCTGCGCGTCGATGCCGACACCGTTTCTGGCGGTGGGAGAGTCGTTCTGGGACTTCCGTCAGGTCAGCGACGACGAGGTGCGCGAACTGCTGGCCAAGCCGACCACGGGGCTTGCGCTGATCAAGCCCGCGGCTGCGACCGCAGCCGAGACGATCGCCGACGTGGCCGTCGATGCGCCGCATGGCATTCCGTCACGCGACGTGCTCGAGCAGATCATTGGTGACGCTCGGATCGTGCTGATCGGCGAAAGTTCGCATGGCACCCACGAGTTCTACGAGGCGCGTTCGGAGATCACCAAGTGGCTGATCGAGGAGAAGGGCTTCTGCGCCGTTGCGGCGGAGGCGGACTGGCCCGATGCCTACCGGGTGAACCGCTACGTTCGTGGCCTGGGCAAGGACACCACGGCGCAGCAGGCCCTGAGCGGTTTCGAACGCTTCCCGGCATGGATGTGGCGCAATACGGTCGTTCGCGACTTCGCAGACTGGCTGCGCGAACACAATCGGCGCGGTCAGCGGCAGGCCGGGTTCTACGGCCTGGACCTCTACAGCCTGCACCGGTCGATGCACGAGGTGATCAACTACCTCGACACGGTGGATCCCGCGGCGGCGGCCCGGGCCCGCATCCGGTACGCGTGCTTCGACCATCCCGCCGGCGACGACGGGCAGGCATATGGGTACCAGGCGGCGTTCGGGGCGGGGCCGAAGTGCGAGCGACAGGCGATCGAGCAATTGGTCGAGTTGCAGCGCAATGCGCTGGACTACCTGCGCGCCGACGGCCTGCTCGCCGAGGACGAGTTGTTCTACGCGCAGCAGAATGCGCAGACGGTCCGTGACGCCGAGGTGTACTACCGCTCGATGTTCAGCGGCCGCGTCTCCTCGTGGAATCTGCGGGACAAGCACATGGCGCAGACCCTGGAAGCGCTGGTGAAGCACCTGGACCGCCACAGTGACCGTCCTCCGGCACGAATTGTCGTGTGGGCACACAATTCTCACGTCGGCGACGCGACGGCGACCGAGGTGTGGGCCGATGGACAGCTCACTCTCGGTCAACTCGTCCGGCAGCGGTACCACCACGACGCGCGCCTGATCGGCCTGAGCACCTATACGGGTACGGTCACAGCGGCCAGCGAATGGGGCGGCATCGCCGAACGCAAGGCGGTCCGGCCCGCGCTTCCAGGTAGCGTCGAAGACCTGTTCCACCGGACCGGCAAGGATGCCTTCCTGGTGTCGGCGCGGATCAACGAAAAGGCGGCCGAGCCGTTGTCCGCGGTCCGGCTGGGCCGGGCCATCGGCGTGATCTACCAGCCGGCGACCGAGCGCCAGAGCCACTATTTCCACGTGCGGCCCGTCGATCAGTTCGACGCGATGATCCATATCGACACCACCCGTGCGCTGGAGCCGTTGGAGACCACGAGCGTGTGGGTTGCCGGCGAAACGCCAGAGACCTATCCCAGCGGTCTCTAG